The Gemmatimonadota bacterium genome window below encodes:
- a CDS encoding glycosyltransferase, producing the protein MSPQVSIVMAVRDGARYLPQALDSLFRQSLSDFELIVVDDGSRDGTRAVLDGCSDSRLVRLCNSQPEGLGAALNRGIELCRGEFVARQDADDWSLPERLAEQLDYLRAHPEVGLVGSAYHTCDEDGRLLGVCRQPETNTAIRWQMLFHNAFCHSSVLVRRGLLGCAGARYDPSLSYSQDYDLWARLLERTRAANLAAPLVVFRVHDASASSKYSAAQQRIASEIAARQIARLVDDRPPALETVSLLRQWFQAWPSVLGEEDLPACRLLVEMLVAFSRQPLVDPAAAGKLRRQWVAALGSTPGARGALSRPGVTLLSWLVRADPVYVLTRGPRSVARRAWRRVGSSTGG; encoded by the coding sequence GTGAGTCCGCAGGTCAGCATTGTCATGGCCGTTCGCGACGGGGCGCGTTACCTGCCGCAAGCGCTGGACAGCCTTTTCCGTCAGAGTCTGAGCGATTTCGAGCTGATCGTGGTCGACGACGGCTCGCGGGATGGGACGCGCGCCGTCCTGGACGGGTGCTCGGATTCCCGATTGGTGCGGCTGTGCAATTCCCAGCCCGAGGGGCTGGGGGCGGCACTGAACCGGGGGATCGAGTTGTGTCGCGGCGAGTTTGTGGCACGCCAGGACGCCGATGACTGGTCCTTGCCGGAGCGGCTGGCCGAACAGCTCGACTACCTGCGGGCGCATCCGGAGGTCGGGCTGGTCGGCAGCGCCTATCACACATGCGATGAGGACGGCCGACTGCTGGGGGTATGCCGGCAACCGGAGACGAACACGGCGATCCGCTGGCAGATGCTGTTTCACAACGCTTTTTGCCACAGCTCTGTACTGGTGAGGCGGGGGCTGCTGGGTTGCGCCGGCGCGCGTTACGATCCGAGCCTGAGCTACAGTCAGGATTACGACCTGTGGGCGCGGCTGCTAGAACGCACGCGCGCGGCTAACCTGGCCGCGCCGCTGGTTGTCTTCCGGGTGCACGACGCGAGCGCCAGCTCGAAATACTCCGCAGCGCAGCAGCGCATCGCATCGGAGATAGCAGCCCGGCAAATCGCGCGACTGGTCGACGATCGACCGCCCGCCCTCGAGACCGTGAGCTTGCTGCGCCAGTGGTTCCAGGCCTGGCCGTCGGTGCTGGGCGAGGAAGATCTGCCAGCCTGTAGGCTGTTGGTCGAGATGCTGGTCGCATTCAGCCGACAACCGCTGGTTGATCCTGCGGCGGCCGGGAAGCTGCGCCGGCAGTGGGTTGCGGCGCTGGGCTCGACGCCCGGAGCGCGGGGGGCGTTGTCCCGGCCTGGGGTGACTCTGTTGAGTTGGCTGGTACGGGCCGACCCGGTATACGTGCTGACGAGAGGACCCCGCAGCGTCGCGCGTCGCGCATGGCGGCGCGTCGGTTCGTCAACCGGTGGCTAA